One Argentina anserina chromosome 6, drPotAnse1.1, whole genome shotgun sequence genomic window, gacggaaCGTAAGATGAGCCCCATCCCGTTCCATTCCGTCCCAGGAAACAAAAGCAGAGAATGAAGCAGGCAAGACGAGCAGGTGTCTTATATGCATCTCCAAATCCCAGCCACATGAGTAACCTTTTCTCACCGCGGCGGACCCCACCAACCTCTCTCCTTCTTATCACTCCACGCGTAACTCTCCCATTCGCCACCTCCCGGACCGGATCCAACGGCCCGCATTCCGCCTCCGTGGTCCGAATATCCTCGtctttgaaaagaaaagaaacccCCAGTTGCACAGCCCCTCCAATCCCAACTAGCCACGCGTCCTCCAGTGGTGAGGCGAAATAAAAACGAAAGTCGTCGTCGCCGTCGTCCTCAGAGTCTCATCTTTGCGGTTCGGTTTGCTTGCGCCAAATGACCTAACACCCGCACAAAGGAAGAGGTTTATTATATCCCTCTCTCTTCCGGGAGGGGCAACCCCTGAAGAAccccccccctctctctctctctattctcTCTATTCCTTTTCCCACATAGCCCTCCGATTCTCTCTTATTTACACTCCCTGCCATTCTCTCTCCCCCCCTCCCCCAAATGCCACGCTCTCCGCGGCGGTCGTGATCCGCTCCCTTCCCCCCGACGACGACGACGTTTTCTGCGCCGGAGCTAGTGACATGGAGAGATCTGGAAGCGGCGGCGGCGAGGATTTCCGGGACTTCATTCGGAGCTCCTCAGGTCCGAGATCTGTTCGTGTCTGCTTTCTTTTTCCGGTCTTTGAATTTCGGTTTTCAGATTAAGGATTCAATTGCGTGCTTTTTTATGAATCTTGTTTCAGCTTCAAGATGAATAAATTAGGGTTCTTTCTCCATGTTTGGACCTAATTTTgatggttttgattagttctTCAACTTGCGTGAATAACTAGCCTGTATTGGTTGCGAGTGAAATCGAATTTTGGCTGTTTGTGATTGTCGATTGGGTTTTGCTTTGTAGCTGAGCTCAAGTAAAGTTCTTGTTTTGACTGAATTATTAAGATGGTTTAAAATTACATGTTTTCGGGGATTCTGTAAATCATTTGGTTATTATGTTGTGCTGGAGTAGTAGCTCTACTGATTTGGATgtctaattttgttttaattttggcGTGCAGAGAATAATGCACTCTTTGATGCATCACAGTATGAGTTTTTCGGCCAGAACGCGGCCGAAGAAGTTGCGCTTGGGGGTTTAGACGAGGAGAATGACCGAAAGTCTTTGTTTGGGTCTGTTGATAACGAGTACCATCTGTTCGAGAAGGATGAGGTTCGATTCTGTTTTCCACTACATTGTTGGGGGTGGGCATATTAAGCATATTTGTTTCTTGGGGGTGGGCATATGATGCAACGTTTTCCCGCCCTTTTTTCGTTTACTACTGGTTGTCTATCGGCAGATACTATGAGCTTATGCAGCTTATTATTGGCTCTGAATTGGCTGTGATATAAAGCATATTCCTTAACTCCAGTCATATTCCATTTTTGTATGTAGGGCTTAGGGTTGGGATCTTTGAATGACGTGGATGATCTGGCAACTACTTTTGCAAAGGTCAGCTCCCTTAACTTTGATGAGTAAGCAATTAGGTGTATGGTTTGAGTTCCAAGTATACGACTTGCAATCTTTCATTGCTGTAATCCCTGGATTTATTGCTGATGCTCATGTATCCGAGCATAGTCTTTTCATATTCTTCATCTTTATCatctttcttctgtttctgGTATGTCTTGATTCTCCTCCGTTTATAAGTCCGCCTTAgtattctttgtttttctctgTAAGATGCTTCTTATTACTTCTCTAAAGCTTTCATAACTTGATAATATTTTTCGTTAAAAAAAAgacatttaaaggtttattGACAAATATGTTGGAATTTTCTTGAGTGAGGTACTGATGAAAGTCTAGTTGATTTTCTTTGCATGTCTAGCCATATAATAGTTGCCTCCATTCTTCAGTCATGTTTCTTTCCTCCTTAAAAATAGTACCTTTCTAAGTACTCTCTCAATTTTATGatcatatattaaagtgtAAAACTGTTTCAAGGACTGGTTCAAAACAATAGCATTCAGGATTGAAATAAATGGTGGTACTTCTTTCTACTTGTCACATTTAGTTTGGAGATGATTGAATAtagttatttttttattgaccATGTTCATTATGAACAAAAATCTGATTtccttttatttaattttttattacacAGTTGAACAAAGTTGTAACTGGACCTAGACACCCGGGCGTAATTGGAGATAGAGGTTCTGGATCTTTTTCACGGGAGAGTAAGTATATTAGCTCTTCTGTCATCCTGTTATCATGCATCAAGTAATTTGCACTTGCCAAGGCCTTATATATATGCCGTAATACATAATAAGGAATTAGGATGTTGCACTTAGTGTTAATATAATCTTGTACTAGCATGTATTGAATGATATCGAATTCTCAGTTGCATAGGCATTTCAGTCATTTTAGTAGGAGGGAAAAACTATCTTCCAAATTTCTGTCCTTAAAATTGCAAATTATTGTCCTTTCATGTGTTTTTACCACACTTTCATATGTTCAAGCCATCCCGTTTCATTCAGCAGTTATGACCTTAGTTATAAATTGCAATCATTATTTCATCTAGTGTCATTTTCTGGCGGATGGCTCTTTACTCGTGTATAAATTGGATCAGGGCTTGTGCGTGCTTTTTTGAAGAATTTGTTACACTGATTGACTGGATCTGTTGCTTCTTGTTTTTGTAATACAATATCTGAATAAAAATGGGTGAGAAGTATCAGGAATTAGATTGTTGTCATTAACCCTTGGAATGGTTTGTACAATTTTCTCCCCTCTCTCCCCGTCCTAAATTAATTACTTATTTGAAACCGAGGGAGTTGCTTGATTTTTAGCATGCTACCAATTTCATGCATTTCTGTAGTTTCTATTAAAATTCTATATAACAGCAAGTTCTCTTCAGGTTCATCTGCTACTGATTGGGCCCAAGATGGAGATTTCGGTAGCTGGTTGGACCAGCAGATGTTTGATACAGATAACTCTCTGGACGGAAAACGATGGTCCTCACAACCACAATCTTCCGCTCGATTTCCAGAATCAAAACCTTTGCACAGAACATCCTCATACCCTGAGCAGCCACCTGTCCTACAGCACTACAACAGTGAACCAATTATAGTACCCAAATCAGCATTCACCTCATTCCCTCCCCCTGGAAATAGGTCCCAGGGGGGATCACCACAGCATCTGAGTTTTTCTACTCTATCTGGTGCTTCCCAGTCGCCTTTTTCTTCACCAAATCTTTCTTCTTTATCTAACTCTAATCTTCATCTGGCTGGTGGTTTACCTCATGGCTTGCATTATGGAGCGAACATGCCTCAGTTCACAAACCCTGTTGCTGTTTCTTATAATAGCAGGTCACAAAATCATTGGGTCAACCGTGCTGGAGTATTGCATGGGGATCATTCTAATCTCTTGAACAATATATTGCAGCAACAGCTACCTCATCAAAATGGGCTTTTGTCTGCACAGTTACTCTCAGCTCAGCAGCAGCTACAACAGCAGAGATTGCACCGTCCGATACAGCCATCTTTGGCCCATTTTGCAGCAATGCAGCCCCAGCTATATAATACCCATCCTTCTCCCTCGCACAAGCCAATGCATGGATTGCCCGACATAAGAGAGCATAGACCTAAACATAGGAGCAAGCACAATCGGTTTTCTCAAGGCTCTGATACTGGTAGTCAGAAGAGTGAGAGTGGGTTTATACAGTTCAGATCTAAACATATGACATCTGAAGAGATAGAGAGCATTCTTAAAATGCAGCATGCCGCAACACATAGCAACGACCCCTACATAGATGATTATTACCACCAGGCAAGTCTTTCCAAGAAAGCTTCTGGGTTGAGGTCAAAACATGCTTTCTGCCCATCTCACTTGAGAGAGTTCTCTTCCAGAGGTCGTAATAGTAGTGATCAGCATTCCCATTCTTCTGTTGATGCTCTCGGGAGGATTCCTCTCTCGTCCATCCGTAGGCCACGACCCCTCCTTGAAGTCGATCCCCCTCCTGGTGAAGGGAATTCTGAACATGCCTCTGAGAAGCCTTTGGAACAGGAACCAATGCTTGCTGCTAGGATAACCATTGAAGATGGCCTTTGTCTCCTTCttgatgttgatgatattgatCGACTCATACAATGTGGTCAGCCCCAAGACGGTGGAGTTCAACTTCGGCGAAGGCGGCAGATGCTGCTGGAAGGGTTGGCAGCGTCACTTCAGCTTGTAGATCCACTTGGTAAAGGCAGCCATGCAGTTGGGTTATCCCCTAAAGATGACCTTGTGTTCCTCAGGTTGGTGGCTCTTTCAAAAGGCCGAAAGCTCCTTTCTAGGTTTATCCAACTTCTTTTCCCTGGTAGTGAGCTTGCCCGGATTGTTTGCATGACTGTATTCCGGCATTTAAGATTTTTGTTTGGAGGTCTCCCATCTGATCCTGCAGCTGCTGATACAACTAACAGTCTTGCAAAAACGGTTTCTGCATGTATAACTGGTATGGATCTTCGTGCACTAAGTGCCTGTCTTGTTGCAGTCGTTTGTTCATCAGAGCAGCCACCTCTTCGTCCCCTTGGAAGCCCTGCTGGAGATGGGGCCGCTATTATATTGAAATCTGTTCTTGAAAGAGCAACTGAACTCTTAACTGACCCTCACGCTGTTGGAACCTGTAGTGTGTCTAATCGTGCCCTCTGGCAGGCTTCCTTTGATGAattctttggtcttcttacCAAATATTGTCTGAGTAAGTATGAAACTATCTTGCAATCATTATTCACGCAGACCCAGCAAAGCACAGAAGTTATTGGCTCAGAGGCCACCAAGGCAATACACAGGGAAATGCCTGTTGAGCTTCTACGTGCCAGTCTTCCTCACACTAATGAGCACCAAAGGAAGCTTTTGTCAGATTTTGCCCAACGTTCCATGCCCATTTCTGGTCTTAATGTGAATGGCGGTCAAATGAACTCTGAATCAGTAAGAGGATAGCGGCCTAGCGGGTACTGGAGATTTTGCCGGAAAGATCTCTTGAAAAACATAATTGATTGGTTGACGGGGATGGTGATGTGAAATGCATATCAGGGGGAATATGAATCCACTTTAAAGTGGATGGGTTGTGCGGGGCTCTGGGGAGTGGAAGGAATTGCTCCCCATCGAAGTAATTTTACAAAGCTTCGTTGTTATTTGTTTAACTTTTTACTGTTCTAAAATTTTAGTAAACATGTGATGGTCATTTTGAAGAATTCGTAGTTGTGCCTAAATGTGTAATATCATGGGAATAGAGTTTGAGTCTGGGAGTGGTTCTTCTGGGAGCTTTATTTTGGTGCTCTGTGTTGAACTGGAAGCATAGGGATAGAATGTACAGGGTAGTCTTACAGAACCTTCAGAACAACTTTGTTTCGGGTCATCTTCTGATGTTGAAAATTTCAGCTATGTATGATAGTGTATTGTCTTTCTCTGTttctcttttcatttactcCTTTCCTCTTCAGCAGCtttcattcttatttttcattttgcatTGTTTTCAAGTAATTTCTGTTCATTGTGCAGTGTGTTCTCGTTACATATTTCGCCATCATGTTCTTTTGAACTTGCAATTCATAGTATGGTAGCATACACTTTCTTATTTTAAACCCTAATTGCTGAGATTTGGTCGACCAAAATTGGTTAGCTGACTCTGGCTGCAAGTTTCCTACCATACGTACTCATGCAACATCTATGCCTAAGATTGCGGCTACCCTAATTGTGGCCAATCCAGTGAGCTGCAATTTTCTTGATTTAATTTTCTAGTCCTCAGTCGATCTTGTTTGTTTTGCCTTGTTTTCACAAGATTCAAAGTCATTCTTTACCATATAATTTGCACAAAGAGGCTCAGATGCCATATTTATCTTTGGTCGACAATGAAAATCTGGTAAATCACCTTGCAAACTATATTTTCAGTTGCTTCACAATGACtatcaaaaattcaaaatccaCAAATAATTAGTTTAATgttattcaaaagaaaaaaaccaaCTATTTAAGGACTGGTGTGCTGCATTGTTGCTGATCTCTTTCTCATTGTCCAAAAAGCAGCATGGTATCGATTCTGCAAGGACGAGATTAACATTATAAAGCTTTTAGGCATAAAAGTTTGAAAAGAAACGCCATGAATTGAGGATTCAAGATCACCTAATGTCATTAAGATCTGCCACATACAGTAAGATTAGTCTAGACAGCACTCAGGGATAACAAGAACATCAACCCCGTTCGATTAAAGaggaacaaaagaaaaacaggaAAAAGTTCCAGTCCATGGCGATGTTCACCTGCATCATTGATCTGGGATTTGTAGTGTAGGTTGTCTCAACTGTTGTTTCCTTCTGCAGTCAATGAACAATTAGTCAAGAAATATATAAGTATGGGTTGCCATaaggcaaaaaaaaacaatacaagTAAACAATGAAGATGAGATTACCTCGACATGGAATCCATAATGCAAAGCAACCCTCTTCACATCTTCCAAACTTAGTTCAATGGACatgtcctaaaaaaaaaaaacaagtctGCACTTTAAATATCTAGATTTCCATTGGAGCATGAACCCCATAAATGTGCATTAGTGGATAGAAACTTACATCTCCTTGTCCGTATACATCTGCAAAGTGATACAGCAGAGGACCCATATTTATCCAAACCTGTTATTAACGCAAGCAATTAATAGTGCAATAACAAGGTAATGAAGAATTTTTTAGTGAAGAACTTACGCCTCCTTCTTTCAAGATTCTTGATATGATTTCAATGTATTCAACAATGTTGTGTGCTGTGTCAATAAAGAAACAGGTCACAACTGCATCCCAAGCACCTGTTTATGGCACAAATAATATCCATGAGATTATAAAGTGTTAGCTCATACATGTAGCGAGCAGCAAATGGATGCTCAATGTTTACAAGCCTTGGCAGCAAAGAAACTTGAGCAgattattaaattaaaaaatataccATTGTGGTATACTCATTTGCTTACCTACTTGGCTTGGATCACTATAAACCTCTACAAAGTCCCCACCACACATAGAAAAACCTTCAGTAATCCCGGCACTGCTTACATAAAAATCCAAATTAATGTTAAACAGAGCATAAGTGAAACTTGCAGAGGAAAAACAGAATTCAAagttagaagaagaaaagaatcaCATAATTCAACATAACCTTTGTCGGTGGGATATGTTGGCACGTTAACAAAAATTTGTGATGGTACGTTTCTATTAGGAAAACCAATTAATGGCCATTATTGTCATCTCTTTCTAGGTCATAGtgataagaaaatgaagaatatCCTCGTATCCATCAATAGCACCCGTAAAATTTCAGTGTAAATTCAAGGTTCATGGACATGACTTGTTTAAAGCTTTTCCAGAATTGATATTGTTGTAAGGAAGAGAACACTTTTGTAGCATTAAGGACAGAAGCAGAAATCCCAGCATGACTAACAATATTCAACTACAAAACTGTGCTTCTGTAGCAttttaaaagacaaaagaaCAGGAGTAGTGGCACAAGTACCTGGCAGGATGAATATCTGGTATTGAAATGGGGCGAAGTTGGTCATCATCTGAGAGTGAATTACAATTGCTATGGATCCACGGATATATTGTCCACTCCCCAGCAGTTTGACAACTGAAACAGATGAGACAaattacaaagaaaaaaaaacaatctgaaaactGAATACTGTCTATCAGCAATAACGCTCTATCTCTTTATAAATGCCCATGTGTTTATTatatcttatttttattacacacacacacatgagaaaataatttttgacCAAGTGCAGAGGAACTCTTACGCATTGAGAATAAAACTTGAGCATATCATCATGTAGTATGAAAATTCATTTCCCTGGCTAATGAAACCTGCATATAAGATGAGAAAGTATATGAATCTATGAACAGTATTGTTAGCAACCCCAATGTATGCACACCTCGACATGAGATCTCCAAAGCAAGCCGCCCAAGTCCAGCACCAGGAACTAAGCAGGCAGGAGGGCTGTTCAACATAATTTATCATTATTTACACATTtatagaaaaatgaaaaaattagaAGTACTTGACAATATGAACATGACCCTGTTGGTTACCATGGTCAACAATGGAAGCAACCAAAATAAAGTAAAATGAAAGAACACAGAATCAATAAAAATCAATTGTACCTTTCCTTAGAGTgattaacaaataatgaatCAAGTTCTTCAAGTATAGGCCTGTAGCATTGATCACGTTCTTTCTGACCCTGTATTAGACATTATGACATAGTTAACAAAGTAAATCTTGGAACCACACATGACGTTCTCTAGAACGTAGAAATTAAGGATAACACATCACGTACCTCAGCTGCCCAGTCTCTAACTATGTTTCGTATAATACATCGCACCTGTAGACAGAAacgaaaatagaaaaaattcCAACTATCAAGCAAGAGAATTCACTTTTACTATGCTaaaatttctgaaaaaaaaaaataataacacTGGAAAGCAAGATCTTGCAATTAAGTTTATATTTTACATCAATCTTTTCAAAATGGTATTGAAGAGCCATATCTCCAACCCATTGAACCAATTTACCTTATCAACATCAACTAATGGAACATGTATATGTGTAGATGAATCCAACCATGTACGAGTTGACGATGACACCTGAATATGCAACAccaaaaaaatttgaattaatATCTCCCAAGTCTAAGACCCCATTTGGATAACCAAAATGCTAGAATCAGAAATTAAATCAAAAGGTGCCTTTCTGGGATGGAATATAATTAATTGTAAATTTCCATTCAGGATTGAGATTAGGAAATGATCAGCagatttaaattaataaattcctgATAATACGAAAATCAAACTTCAAAATTAATTTCCAACACATAAAAAATAGTAGCGTCTAAACTTTAACCGCTAATCATATCGTGAATATGAGGAGTATTGACATAAATATGAATCTGAAAACATCATAAACTAAGAAATGATAAGAGTTCTGAATCAAGAAAAAACtactaattaatttttttttaatttcataatCTCCATCAGATTCTCCTTCCATCtttctatattttcttttcctaaaCCCTTGTTTCTCTAATCTAAGTTATTTCTCCTTTGTTCTTGATGTGAAACTTTACCTTCAATATTTGCTTACTCCTCTTTTTTAATTATCGTTTTTCAATATTTGCTTACTAATCTAAGTAATTTCTCCTTTGTTCTAGATGTGAAACTTTACCTTCAATATCTGCTTACTTCATCTATTTTCCATCATTCTTGGACCCGTATCGCTCAGTTACAAGAGTGATGGAAAATAGCGTTACTTAAAtctttttattcaatttcttctctttcaaaGTGTGGGAAGTGAGGAATGGGTGTTGGGAGGTTGTATGTACGGTAGTAGTCTTTGAATAAAATACACTATaaattgagattttttttagaaagggTAATACAAGTAACTTTTCGTTTCCATCAGATGAAGGAATCACAATTTAGGCAGTAACTTCCATctgtttgatgaaatttgaCTTTGGCTGACTAATTTATCCCATTTTACCTAGCGACTTAAATGCTACAATTGGATGGAATGGAAAACAATTCTATATTGGAGTCTAATTACCAGGCAAACGAACAGAGCTATAAGGGGGTTGACAACAAATTCAAGTAAGACATTATAGTTTCAAATAAGGAGAATTCTTACGTTTCCATTGGACTCAATGGCATCATTCCCAGGACAATTATGTGGAATCTCTTCAACATATTCCAAGCCTGAAGTGAGACTGCCGTTGATGGACTGCCCATGACTTTCTTGCTTCTCTTCCTGCAACAACTGACAAATGTCAAATTTTAAGATAATGAATACAGAGAAACCTAAATTTAACAAACCATACATTCGGTTATAATCTTATGAAAAGGAtagtcaaagaagcaatgcaaagACCTCAATGATACTCACCCCTATTGGTAAATTGCAGGCTGTGCTGGTCCCTTCTATTACATAGGCTTGATCAGATTTGGAAACATGCATACTTTGGCTTGTGGAGGTTATTTGAGAAGAGCAATTTGTTAAACTAGAAACATCATGAGAAGATGGGATGTTTCGAACATGTGGGTCATCACAAACATCTCCATCCTGGCTCAAATCAAGTGGGGGTTCAAATGCCTGTAACATATTATATGGCAAGATAAAAGAAGTCAAGATCCCTTGATAATCTTGATTGGGGGTATCAAGCACATATTTTAAGTCCTTTGATGAGTCATGAAATGTTGCAATTTAAAAACGACATGAGTATTATTAAAACGAATATGttcaaaggaaaaggaaatcCAAGGAAAGTTGTAGCTAACCTGAAGCATATCAAAAATGAAATATGAATTGGCAGAAATACACCTGCAGAAGTGACTGCTAGATCAGTTTCACATCTCCAAGTTCCCCTTTCACTAAATATTTCATAATTATCATAGTAAGAGACTTCTTGGAAGTTACAAGCTATTGCTTTGGAATTCTTAGCTATATATGTGAGAATACTGGCTGGTTTTAATATCAACGGGACCATGTTCGTCTAGAGTATTCTAGTAAATTGTTAATGAATTACCACACTGAGACTTGGATTAAACAtaaagtttaattttttttaagttccTTTGTTGATGCACTCCAGAGTATTAAACCATACATGGGTCATCTCAATTTCAATGATGAATAAAGGACTATTTACCGTCTTAGCCTTTCAAACTTGGAAGGGTAGTGAGACAGTAGCGCCTgcaatgaagaaaaaattggATGATGAGTCAGAGAAATTGGAATAATAGATGATGAAAGTATGATCAACTCGTGCATAGTTTCGAAATTTGGAAGATGTGTCAGAGAATTGGGAATTAATAGACGATGAAAGTATGATCAACTTGTGCAGTTTCAAACTGTTCAAACAATGTCAGTCTTTTCTGATTTCTTGTTATTTGTTGAACAAAAATAGAATTATAATAAGCATTCTGAGTGCTGACGTAGATGACAAAAGATATGAAAGATACCAAACTAAGTTTACTGAAAATGAAGACTATAATAAATATGTGACTCCATCATGTCAGTTGCATCAAACCAATGTACAGACAagctcttcctttttctttaatttttttaaaaccatTCTGAGTCCAAGTTAACCTTCAAAAATGGAACCGTAACCGATGAGAGAAGAGCAGTAGTACCTTATGGGTTGGTGGAAGCATTTTAAAGGATCTTTCATATCTTCTCACATCCTCTTCTGCAGCCTCTGGATAGCTATATGCGAAAGTGTACGacatttgatatatatttcgCAACCAACttaaatacatcatcaatgacAAAGCTTGATATATTCACGGAAAATTACTGaattaaaagaaagaaagaaagaaaaaaagcaaAAACTTTATAATAAGAGTGTGAGACACTTTAATTATAACCACAACGCAACAAGCGATATGCATTTTTGCCAACTGACTAAACATACCATACAATTACGCATTATCAGTGCCAAAAAGCTCAAAATCTTCACGAAAATCACCAGATTGAAATAGGCAAAAACTCTGCACATCTAGGAATCAAAAATGATAAACATAACTCAAACCACAAAGCGGCAattgataagaaaagaaaatgctgacctaaatcacacacaaacaaatcaaaatcaaagctTGAATGCATAACAATCACTACAACCAGTCTAGCTTTTCTGGCGTTACAACTAAACAACGGAAATGTGAAACCTTTTGATGCTCCTAGTTCatataaccaaaacaaaatcccAATTCCGCACTCAAACTCAGATTAACAAATCAATAAAAGATAATTGAGAAAGAGAGGTACTTGAGGTAGGCGCTGATGATGCGCTTGAGGGATTGGATTTCAAGGGCTTCTTCTTCGAGCTGCCGCTGACGACGTCG contains:
- the LOC126796690 gene encoding protein PAT1 homolog 2-like, with product MERSGSGGGEDFRDFIRSSSENNALFDASQYEFFGQNAAEEVALGGLDEENDRKSLFGSVDNEYHLFEKDEGLGLGSLNDVDDLATTFAKLNKVVTGPRHPGVIGDRGSGSFSRESSSATDWAQDGDFGSWLDQQMFDTDNSLDGKRWSSQPQSSARFPESKPLHRTSSYPEQPPVLQHYNSEPIIVPKSAFTSFPPPGNRSQGGSPQHLSFSTLSGASQSPFSSPNLSSLSNSNLHLAGGLPHGLHYGANMPQFTNPVAVSYNSRSQNHWVNRAGVLHGDHSNLLNNILQQQLPHQNGLLSAQLLSAQQQLQQQRLHRPIQPSLAHFAAMQPQLYNTHPSPSHKPMHGLPDIREHRPKHRSKHNRFSQGSDTGSQKSESGFIQFRSKHMTSEEIESILKMQHAATHSNDPYIDDYYHQASLSKKASGLRSKHAFCPSHLREFSSRGRNSSDQHSHSSVDALGRIPLSSIRRPRPLLEVDPPPGEGNSEHASEKPLEQEPMLAARITIEDGLCLLLDVDDIDRLIQCGQPQDGGVQLRRRRQMLLEGLAASLQLVDPLGKGSHAVGLSPKDDLVFLRLVALSKGRKLLSRFIQLLFPGSELARIVCMTVFRHLRFLFGGLPSDPAAADTTNSLAKTVSACITGMDLRALSACLVAVVCSSEQPPLRPLGSPAGDGAAIILKSVLERATELLTDPHAVGTCSVSNRALWQASFDEFFGLLTKYCLSKYETILQSLFTQTQQSTEVIGSEATKAIHREMPVELLRASLPHTNEHQRKLLSDFAQRSMPISGLNVNGGQMNSESVRG
- the LOC126798136 gene encoding uncharacterized protein LOC126798136 codes for the protein MNSGITVSLPMDEPPILRRDQQQQQPAEDDERRRQRQLEEEALEIQSLKRIISAYLNYPEAAEEDVRRYERSFKMLPPTHKALLSHYPSKFERLRRCISANSYFIFDMLQAFEPPLDLSQDGDVCDDPHVRNIPSSHDVSSLTNCSSQITSTSQSMHVSKSDQAYVIEGTSTACNLPIGEEKQESHGQSINGSLTSGLEYVEEIPHNCPGNDAIESNGNVSSSTRTWLDSSTHIHVPLVDVDKVRCIIRNIVRDWAAEGQKERDQCYRPILEELDSLFVNHSKESPPACLVPGAGLGRLALEISCRGFISQGNEFSYYMMICSSFILNACQTAGEWTIYPWIHSNCNSLSDDDQLRPISIPDIHPASAGITEGFSMCGGDFVEVYSDPSQVGAWDAVVTCFFIDTAHNIVEYIEIISRILKEGGVWINMGPLLYHFADVYGQGDDMSIELSLEDVKRVALHYGFHVEKETTVETTYTTNPRSMMQNRYHAAFWTMRKRSATMQHTSP